Proteins from a single region of candidate division KSB1 bacterium:
- a CDS encoding amidohydrolase has product MAENTQISVLNLIKEKSRAIAPKLVEIRRHLHQNPELSYKEFETSNYLKKWLEPVAMEVRTDYAETGLVGIIQGNKPGSVVALRGDIDALPIKEQTGLSFASKNKGVMHACGHDSHATVALGAGLILSELKDQLKGCVKIILQPGEEKNPGGASIMVGNGVLKDPDVDVIFGVHSDPRYGVGEIGYRDGATMAEANEFIITIKGKGGHGATPHLTIDPIVIAAHVILSLQNISSRMVDPQDQVVVTVGKVCGGKTTNVIPTEVELMGTVRTFKPGLSQDIEAMMRRIVGGITSAYDAENDFKMSYGSPAVINDEEVTQFLLQSAHQYIGENNCHYIEKPSMGAEDFSFYLQEVPGCFFRLGTGNQEKGITSVFHQSTYDIDEDALPIGAGFMAYLAYNYLANQA; this is encoded by the coding sequence ATGGCTGAAAACACTCAAATATCCGTTTTAAACCTTATAAAAGAAAAAAGTAGAGCAATCGCCCCAAAACTGGTGGAAATAAGACGTCACCTCCATCAAAATCCGGAGTTGTCGTACAAGGAATTTGAAACCAGTAATTATCTAAAGAAATGGTTGGAACCGGTTGCTATGGAGGTCAGGACAGATTATGCAGAAACCGGTTTAGTTGGAATTATTCAAGGGAACAAACCAGGGTCTGTTGTGGCACTACGCGGCGATATAGATGCGTTGCCGATTAAGGAACAAACAGGATTATCTTTTGCATCAAAAAATAAGGGCGTGATGCATGCATGCGGCCATGATTCCCACGCCACAGTTGCTCTGGGCGCTGGATTGATATTGTCTGAACTTAAAGATCAACTAAAAGGGTGTGTCAAAATTATATTACAACCGGGTGAAGAAAAAAACCCGGGTGGTGCTTCCATCATGGTGGGAAACGGTGTTTTGAAAGACCCGGACGTTGATGTGATTTTTGGAGTCCATTCGGATCCCAGGTATGGTGTCGGTGAAATAGGCTATCGAGATGGTGCGACGATGGCAGAAGCGAATGAATTTATCATTACTATTAAAGGGAAGGGTGGCCATGGAGCGACACCACATTTGACTATTGATCCAATTGTAATCGCAGCTCATGTGATTTTATCTTTACAAAATATTTCAAGTCGAATGGTGGATCCGCAGGACCAGGTAGTTGTTACGGTTGGAAAAGTGTGCGGCGGCAAAACAACCAACGTGATTCCAACAGAAGTAGAGTTGATGGGAACGGTTCGCACATTTAAGCCTGGGTTAAGTCAAGATATAGAAGCAATGATGCGTAGAATCGTAGGTGGAATCACATCCGCCTATGATGCCGAAAATGATTTTAAGATGAGTTATGGTTCTCCGGCAGTTATTAATGATGAAGAAGTCACCCAATTTTTGCTTCAATCGGCCCATCAATATATTGGCGAAAACAATTGCCACTATATTGAGAAACCAAGTATGGGTGCGGAAGATTTCTCATTTTATCTACAAGAAGTGCCGGGATGCTTTTTTAGGTTGGGAACGGGAAATCAGGAAAAGGGTATAACTTCCGTATTCCATCAGTCAACTTACGACATTGATGAAGATGCTTTACCCATTGGGGCTGGATTTATGGCTTACCTGGCTTATAATTATTTAGCAAATCAAGCATAG